One Methanolobus sp. WCC4 DNA segment encodes these proteins:
- the thiL gene encoding thiamine-phosphate kinase: protein MTDSTPVSEIGERSLIMRLSGILNCGCDPDVHIGSGSDDCAVIDISEEEYMVITTDMLHRTTDFPLQMTPWQIGWMSAAVNFSDVASMGARPVGFLSAMGFSKDTDISFVEGISKGMDDCAKFCGTSVIGGDIDTHDELTITGTALGKVKKSELLTRKGANVGDKVCVTGFAGSAGAALHAILNDIEAPESLLNKLLTPIPRVNEAMELARSGAVTCMMDTSDGLAMSLHDLADLNGVGFRIDEASLPIQPEISEYITSDATTLTELALYTGGDFELLFTVAPDMLEAAQSACYLNVIGDVVEGELGTVIKCRSGQNLTINRKGYLQLGD from the coding sequence ATGACTGATTCTACTCCTGTATCTGAGATAGGTGAGCGTTCACTTATAATGCGATTATCCGGTATCCTCAATTGTGGTTGCGATCCCGATGTTCATATAGGCTCAGGAAGTGATGATTGCGCGGTTATTGACATTTCCGAGGAAGAGTATATGGTCATAACAACGGACATGCTGCACAGGACCACGGATTTCCCTCTTCAGATGACTCCGTGGCAGATCGGCTGGATGTCGGCTGCGGTGAATTTCAGTGATGTTGCATCAATGGGTGCACGCCCGGTTGGTTTTCTTTCTGCAATGGGTTTCTCAAAGGACACAGATATCTCTTTTGTGGAGGGGATCTCTAAAGGTATGGATGACTGTGCAAAGTTCTGCGGAACATCGGTCATAGGCGGGGATATAGATACCCATGATGAACTAACGATCACTGGAACAGCACTTGGAAAGGTCAAAAAATCGGAACTTCTGACCCGTAAAGGTGCAAATGTTGGCGATAAAGTATGTGTTACCGGTTTTGCAGGTTCTGCCGGGGCAGCGCTTCATGCAATACTGAATGATATTGAAGCTCCTGAAAGTCTTCTGAATAAGCTGTTGACCCCTATCCCCCGTGTGAACGAGGCGATGGAACTTGCACGTTCAGGTGCCGTGACATGCATGATGGATACAAGTGACGGGCTTGCCATGTCCCTGCATGATCTTGCAGACCTCAATGGAGTTGGTTTCAGGATAGATGAGGCTTCTCTGCCCATACAGCCCGAGATCTCGGAATATATCACCTCTGATGCGACTACTCTTACAGAATTAGCACTCTATACAGGCGGGGATTTCGAGCTGCTATTCACGGTAGCTCCTGATATGCTGGAGGCTGCTCAAAGCGCATGTTATTTAAATGTTATAGGGGATGTAGTTGAAGGGGAACTTGGTACAGTCATTAAATGTCGTAGTGGACAAAACCTGACGATAAATCGAAAAGGTTATCTACAATTGGGGGATTAA
- a CDS encoding DUF4349 domain-containing protein → MKTKYSSIIVVMLLLMATLVSGCAGVYKDSYSQKSADYVVIEDSGDSYAINAISEEAAYDGDYSGASTTSVERKTITTIDMTIKVDDAAAGIDEISKMAVASGGYVSSSYVYDSYYDSSSGKEGYITVRVPESEYPTFLDDVSGLGEVTSKSVNAQDVTEEYIDVSARLDNLERQEARLQEILNMTGTVEEVLNVEKELERVRGEIESLTGRLNYLDDRIEFSTITIRVTEPRPITRSWGIRDALSESVNGFISMVNALIILVGYLLPLVIVVAVLGGSFVILRRRMRR, encoded by the coding sequence ATGAAAACAAAATACAGTAGCATTATAGTAGTGATGCTTTTACTTATGGCTACTCTTGTATCGGGATGTGCCGGGGTATATAAGGATAGCTATTCCCAGAAATCAGCAGATTATGTTGTAATTGAAGATAGTGGTGATTCTTACGCAATAAATGCAATTTCAGAAGAAGCAGCCTATGATGGTGATTACAGTGGAGCTTCCACCACTTCCGTGGAACGCAAGACGATAACGACTATCGATATGACGATAAAGGTCGATGATGCTGCAGCAGGTATCGATGAGATATCAAAGATGGCTGTGGCTTCAGGTGGTTATGTTTCCAGTTCCTATGTCTATGATTCATACTATGATTCCAGTTCCGGCAAGGAGGGCTACATAACTGTCAGGGTTCCTGAATCGGAATATCCTACTTTCCTGGATGATGTTTCCGGTCTTGGGGAAGTGACATCAAAGAGCGTGAATGCCCAGGATGTCACAGAAGAATACATAGATGTCAGCGCACGTCTGGATAATCTTGAAAGGCAGGAAGCACGCCTTCAGGAGATCCTCAATATGACCGGAACGGTCGAAGAGGTCCTCAATGTTGAGAAAGAACTTGAAAGGGTACGCGGTGAGATAGAGAGTCTTACTGGAAGATTGAATTATCTTGATGATAGGATCGAGTTCTCAACCATTACGATACGTGTGACAGAACCAAGACCTATCACACGTTCATGGGGTATCCGGGATGCATTATCTGAATCTGTCAATGGTTTCATCTCAATGGTCAATGCACTGATCATCCTTGTGGGCTATCTCCTTCCGCTTGTGATCGTTGTTGCAGTGCTTGGCGGCTCATTTGTGATCCTGAGACGAAGGATGCGCAGGTGA
- a CDS encoding anaerobic ribonucleoside-triphosphate reductase activating protein encodes MKVNYGNTVPISTVDWHGKVSIVFFLRGCPYRCPYCQNYELLFESNMVDISLLEAEMKKSRLFVSSMVLSGGEPLMQKDAVKHLARFARKIGLLVGIHTNGYYPHVMAELMEEGLVDKFFIDVKAPLDDSEKYSKAIGCKEYSDIHIKPEIVIAKVSESISLVLENDVDLELRTTVIRDFMGSSDDVSEIASSINELTGSRDVVYVLQQGFAENAMMESLRDTKPLSRDELLELAEVAHEFLDNIYVRSKEKGNEKVKFGSV; translated from the coding sequence ATGAAAGTGAACTATGGGAACACTGTTCCCATATCAACTGTCGATTGGCACGGTAAAGTGTCAATTGTCTTCTTTTTACGTGGATGTCCTTACAGGTGTCCTTATTGTCAGAACTATGAGCTTCTCTTTGAAAGCAACATGGTTGACATTTCATTGCTCGAAGCTGAGATGAAGAAGTCCCGGCTCTTTGTCAGCAGTATGGTCCTCTCAGGTGGCGAACCCCTGATGCAGAAGGATGCTGTGAAGCACCTTGCACGGTTTGCAAGGAAGATCGGCCTGCTGGTCGGTATCCATACTAACGGCTATTATCCTCACGTAATGGCCGAACTGATGGAAGAAGGGCTTGTGGACAAATTCTTCATCGACGTTAAAGCTCCGCTTGATGATTCGGAAAAGTATTCAAAGGCCATTGGTTGTAAGGAGTATTCTGATATCCACATCAAGCCGGAAATTGTAATTGCAAAGGTGTCCGAATCCATCAGTCTTGTTCTGGAAAATGATGTTGATCTCGAACTGAGGACCACGGTCATCCGGGACTTCATGGGAAGTTCTGATGATGTTTCAGAAATTGCAAGTTCCATCAATGAACTTACCGGGAGCCGGGATGTGGTCTATGTGCTCCAGCAGGGATTTGCTGAGAATGCAATGATGGAGTCTCTCAGGGATACAAAGCCATTGAGCAGGGATGAACTTCTTGAACTGGCAGAGGTTGCCCATGAGTTCCTTGACAACATATATGTAAGGAGCAAAGAGAAAGGCAACGAAAAAGTTAAGTTCGGATCAGTTTGA
- the nrdD gene encoding anaerobic ribonucleoside-triphosphate reductase: protein MTPLTKQHAIQKTLDGHDISIMPKVRTTSGHMVDWDRSVIVDQLMKETKLAERFHGKQGIEKDEAFDIARDVEKRIRSLDLKFLSGPLIREIVNMELLQRGHVEWRNVSTRIGTPVYDACEIDLGSGFEANDNANLQENAETSHKKKADKISKEQYLLLLPPKLADMHLNGDLHIHDLEYLGTRAFCQDWDLRYFFYYGLMPDGSGAKASVAGPAMKAEVAILHAVKALGSAQTNFAGGQGFYNFLTFLAPYFEGKSYGDIKQLMQMFVYEMTQMMVARGGQVVFSSVQLSPGVPKLWKDKPAVYKGRVHDGTHGTHERTYGEFEREVRLAFKALMDVMIEGDNWGKPFNFPKPEISIEPDFIEEDEFYNMAHPDLPTYEELYDMTFELAAKFGTPYFDNQLPEYRGAGEGISCYQCCAYQFSANADADDSFDDKLMFKDGKHFSMGSWQVVSLNCPRAAYRANGDDSALFADLKHLMDQCIDLFKTKRSWMDNIIENNRMPFATQRPKDPVTGEKGCIAVDIDALVCTIGVIGINEMVQYHVGSQIHESKDAFKFAIRVMTEMEMYAHELSQKHGLEIALARTPAETTGQRFSVSDMLHDEYRDCVLEVVQGDKEAALANLRKTTDLPVYYTNGTHVPPGANISLVDRMNIEHVFFPIVDGGNICHIWMGEGAPDAKGLKEFAMNIAKNTQIGYFAFTKDMTVCLNDFHMMSGLKCSCENCGSENVEQMSRVTGYVQAVGGWNNGKRQELEDRMRYSSSDMI from the coding sequence ATGACACCGCTCACAAAACAGCATGCTATACAGAAGACACTCGATGGCCATGACATATCCATAATGCCAAAGGTGCGTACCACATCAGGGCATATGGTCGATTGGGACAGAAGTGTAATAGTGGACCAGTTGATGAAAGAAACCAAGCTTGCTGAGAGATTCCATGGCAAGCAAGGCATTGAGAAGGATGAGGCATTCGATATTGCCAGGGACGTCGAGAAACGTATCAGAAGTCTTGATCTTAAGTTCCTTTCAGGTCCGCTTATCAGGGAGATCGTTAACATGGAACTCCTGCAGAGGGGCCATGTCGAGTGGAGGAATGTATCCACAAGGATAGGTACTCCTGTATACGATGCATGTGAGATCGATCTCGGAAGTGGTTTTGAGGCTAACGACAATGCAAACCTTCAGGAGAATGCAGAGACATCACATAAGAAGAAGGCAGATAAGATCTCAAAGGAACAGTACCTGCTCCTGCTACCTCCGAAGCTTGCTGACATGCACCTTAATGGTGATCTTCACATTCATGACCTTGAGTACCTCGGTACCCGTGCATTCTGCCAGGACTGGGATCTCAGGTATTTCTTCTACTATGGTCTCATGCCTGATGGATCAGGTGCAAAGGCCAGTGTAGCCGGTCCTGCAATGAAGGCAGAGGTCGCTATCCTCCACGCAGTGAAGGCTCTGGGAAGTGCCCAGACGAACTTTGCAGGTGGTCAGGGATTCTATAATTTCCTCACATTCCTTGCTCCATACTTCGAGGGCAAGAGTTACGGTGATATAAAGCAGCTCATGCAGATGTTCGTGTACGAGATGACCCAGATGATGGTTGCTCGTGGAGGACAGGTTGTGTTCTCCTCCGTTCAGCTTTCCCCTGGTGTACCAAAGCTCTGGAAGGACAAGCCTGCTGTTTATAAGGGACGTGTCCACGATGGTACTCACGGTACACATGAACGTACCTATGGTGAGTTCGAACGTGAGGTCCGTCTTGCGTTCAAGGCTCTCATGGATGTTATGATCGAGGGTGACAACTGGGGTAAGCCTTTCAATTTCCCAAAGCCTGAGATCTCCATTGAACCTGACTTCATAGAAGAGGATGAGTTCTACAACATGGCACATCCTGATCTGCCAACATACGAAGAACTCTATGACATGACATTCGAACTTGCAGCAAAGTTCGGCACTCCATATTTCGATAATCAGTTACCTGAATACAGAGGCGCAGGCGAGGGTATATCCTGCTATCAGTGCTGTGCATACCAGTTCTCAGCAAATGCTGATGCAGATGACAGTTTCGACGACAAGCTCATGTTCAAGGATGGAAAACATTTCTCAATGGGTTCCTGGCAGGTTGTCTCTCTTAACTGCCCACGAGCGGCATACAGAGCGAATGGGGATGATTCTGCTCTGTTTGCCGACCTCAAACACCTCATGGATCAGTGTATCGACCTCTTTAAGACAAAGCGCAGCTGGATGGACAATATCATCGAGAACAACAGGATGCCATTCGCAACACAGAGGCCAAAGGACCCTGTTACAGGTGAGAAGGGCTGCATTGCAGTTGATATCGATGCACTTGTCTGCACGATCGGTGTCATAGGTATCAATGAGATGGTCCAGTATCATGTCGGTTCCCAGATACACGAGTCAAAGGATGCATTCAAGTTCGCCATCAGAGTAATGACCGAGATGGAGATGTACGCCCACGAGCTCAGCCAGAAGCACGGTCTTGAGATCGCTCTTGCACGTACTCCTGCAGAGACCACAGGTCAGAGATTCTCAGTATCCGATATGCTCCACGATGAGTACAGGGACTGTGTCCTTGAGGTCGTACAGGGTGACAAGGAAGCTGCTCTTGCAAATCTCAGAAAGACGACAGACCTGCCAGTGTACTACACCAATGGTACTCACGTACCACCGGGTGCTAACATCTCACTTGTCGACAGGATGAATATCGAGCATGTGTTCTTCCCGATCGTTGACGGAGGTAATATCTGTCACATATGGATGGGAGAAGGCGCTCCTGATGCAAAGGGCCTTAAGGAATTTGCAATGAACATTGCAAAGAACACCCAGATCGGTTACTTTGCTTTCACCAAGGACATGACAGTGTGTCTCAATGACTTCCACATGATGTCAGGTCTTAAGTGCTCATGCGAGAACTGTGGTTCCGAGAACGTCGAGCAGATGTCCAGAGTAACCGGATATGTTCAGGCAGTAGGCGGCTGGAACAATGGTAAGAGGCAGGAGCTTGAGGACAGGATGCGTTACAGCTCCTCAGACATGATCTGA
- a CDS encoding glutaredoxin family protein, which produces MVEVVIYTTQTCPKCEQLKKVLGSKGVSFETADMSTPEALTELKFNGVFTMTAPVLQIGDEFLTHKELFSGPDVNLEALSSIL; this is translated from the coding sequence ATGGTTGAAGTGGTAATATATACAACACAGACTTGCCCGAAGTGCGAGCAACTCAAGAAGGTACTTGGTTCAAAGGGAGTTTCTTTTGAAACTGCAGATATGTCTACTCCTGAAGCTTTGACCGAACTCAAATTCAATGGTGTTTTCACCATGACTGCCCCTGTACTCCAGATCGGCGATGAGTTTTTAACTCATAAGGAACTGTTCAGTGGTCCTGACGTGAATCTGGAAGCACTGAGTAGCATACTATAA
- the radB gene encoding DNA repair and recombination protein RadB gives MTEQLSSGCKPIDDLLGGGFEAGVVTQIFGEPGSGKTNLSLQLAVECVKKGKKVIYIDTEAISPARFKQIAGENAKEIAQHIIIFEPHNFEEQYAAVKEIEKLISDKIGLIVVDSATAFYRFELDHEESSMRTRRELSNQIGFIHAIARKHRIVAVITNQIYTDIATGNARPIGGSGIEHISKTIIQLEKTGDGKRRAKLWKHRSLPEGGTCEFSITNEGVR, from the coding sequence ATAACTGAACAACTAAGCTCCGGCTGCAAGCCCATTGATGACCTCCTTGGAGGAGGATTCGAAGCAGGAGTCGTCACCCAGATATTCGGAGAACCCGGGAGTGGTAAGACAAATCTGTCCCTTCAGCTTGCAGTGGAATGTGTCAAAAAAGGAAAGAAAGTGATCTATATTGACACGGAGGCCATTTCCCCTGCAAGATTCAAACAGATAGCAGGAGAGAATGCAAAGGAGATAGCACAGCACATAATTATCTTTGAGCCTCACAACTTCGAGGAGCAGTACGCTGCCGTGAAAGAGATAGAGAAACTCATCTCTGATAAGATAGGGTTGATAGTAGTTGATTCTGCAACAGCATTCTACCGGTTCGAGCTCGATCATGAAGAATCAAGTATGAGAACCAGAAGAGAACTCTCGAATCAGATAGGTTTCATACACGCCATCGCCCGCAAACACAGGATAGTGGCAGTAATAACCAACCAGATCTACACCGACATCGCAACAGGGAATGCAAGACCCATAGGTGGCAGCGGGATAGAGCACATATCCAAAACCATCATCCAGCTCGAAAAGACAGGTGATGGCAAAAGACGTGCAAAACTCTGGAAACACCGTTCACTTCCCGAAGGCGGGACATGCGAGTTCAGCATCACCAATGAAGGTGTCAGGTAA
- a CDS encoding tRNA (adenine-N1)-methyltransferase has product MITGELVLLKTSHRGKVREFIVKVSDEQLHTDFGIVELSTLADKVPGDTVVAHKGQEFTIQRPKMPDFFRHAKRTGAPMMPKDIGMIIAYTGLSKNDVVLDAGTGSGILTMYLGSIAKRVVTYEVKEDFVKVARKNVENAGLDNVELRCGDIVEEINNITDEKFDVITLDTQNTKDVIPNVRKVLHPGGFLATYSPFFEQTKEIRDAMEAEGFYDVVTIECTEREISFSARGTRPSTTKVGHTGFITIARA; this is encoded by the coding sequence ATGATAACTGGTGAATTGGTTTTGCTGAAGACCTCCCACAGGGGTAAGGTCAGGGAGTTCATTGTGAAAGTATCCGATGAGCAACTGCACACGGATTTTGGTATAGTTGAGCTCTCAACCCTTGCTGATAAGGTTCCCGGTGATACTGTAGTGGCTCATAAAGGTCAGGAATTCACTATACAGCGTCCCAAGATGCCTGACTTCTTCAGGCACGCGAAGAGGACCGGCGCTCCCATGATGCCCAAGGACATAGGCATGATAATCGCCTACACCGGTCTCAGCAAGAACGATGTTGTCCTCGATGCAGGTACTGGTTCGGGAATTCTGACGATGTATCTTGGTTCCATTGCAAAGAGGGTCGTCACCTATGAGGTAAAAGAGGACTTTGTGAAGGTCGCACGTAAGAATGTGGAAAATGCCGGTCTTGACAACGTGGAACTTCGCTGTGGTGACATCGTCGAGGAAATAAACAATATCACTGATGAGAAGTTCGATGTGATCACCCTTGACACTCAGAACACGAAGGATGTTATCCCCAATGTCAGGAAGGTACTGCATCCTGGAGGATTCCTTGCAACATATTCTCCTTTCTTCGAGCAGACAAAGGAGATACGTGATGCAATGGAGGCCGAGGGCTTCTATGATGTGGTGACTATAGAATGCACGGAACGTGAGATATCATTCTCTGCGAGGGGTACACGCCCGTCGACAACAAAAGTAGGTCATACCGGTTTTATCACGATTGCAAGGGCCTGA
- a CDS encoding HD domain-containing protein yields MQKPLIIHDPVHKTIILDEFEQMILNTKHVQRLRNIQQLGLVDHVYPGANHTRFEHSIGTMHMASVIGQSLSLEAEDIRKIRLAGLLHDVGHSAFSHAVENVLKRNPQLQPVIEGKKFIKHEAFSKDIISRILPQDNYIARYVESEFGTDPFDFFAEISKIATGDAQSIPKPYLAHIIAGDVDADRIDFLLRDSYHTGVSFGLIDVDQIIGSLIIKDGNVVLGSFDGSGYGNDMALTAAESLLVSRAHHYTAIIHNPKTQAARVMLLYALEDALERFGKSSGSDAAKDEIVRFFTEYNDSDLLNFIRSNASEKSLALLNDLRDGSLYVPVARLSQKILRPSTRMALSTIARHGVATRRLESRLAGELGDVLVDLTVASGVPKSMRIAMDEEDGFFYDESALANGLVRAISRQLSLTAFTHPDIVTDNDSAAVLSELRRIVDDLSPRLLNFTREGQYLPIEGIILLFYAVHCIFVNENKKEGSISIPRLRHITWLYRTIRELSSFPKLKNLFDYSFHERYGFPYCEKVFEDIQVLVAMGIVDEDLRYYEKDGRFRQSYEYVLTWEGVEYAGTLAEAYRHEFDEMMSHLTMVKHSIKRDIVTIPSSRYVSKKRSTGVR; encoded by the coding sequence ATGCAAAAACCCCTGATAATCCACGACCCTGTACACAAGACCATCATACTCGACGAGTTCGAGCAGATGATCCTTAACACAAAACATGTACAGAGGCTCAGGAACATCCAGCAACTGGGACTTGTTGACCATGTCTATCCCGGCGCCAATCACACACGTTTCGAGCATAGTATAGGCACTATGCATATGGCATCGGTGATTGGCCAGTCCCTGTCACTTGAGGCTGAGGATATTCGTAAGATAAGGCTGGCAGGACTCCTGCATGATGTGGGTCATTCTGCATTCTCCCATGCCGTGGAGAACGTGCTCAAACGCAATCCTCAGTTGCAGCCTGTCATCGAGGGCAAGAAGTTCATCAAACACGAGGCTTTCTCGAAGGATATCATCTCAAGGATACTTCCGCAGGATAACTATATTGCACGTTATGTGGAGTCTGAGTTCGGTACGGATCCCTTCGACTTCTTTGCTGAGATATCGAAGATCGCCACAGGAGATGCACAGTCGATACCAAAACCATATCTCGCTCATATCATTGCAGGTGATGTTGATGCAGACAGGATAGACTTCCTTCTGAGGGATTCCTATCACACCGGTGTGTCATTCGGGCTCATAGATGTAGACCAGATAATTGGAAGTCTCATTATCAAGGACGGGAACGTTGTACTGGGTAGCTTTGATGGCTCAGGTTATGGGAATGACATGGCTCTCACGGCTGCTGAATCATTGCTGGTATCCCGTGCTCATCACTATACTGCCATAATCCATAATCCAAAGACACAGGCGGCCCGGGTCATGCTGCTCTATGCACTTGAGGATGCTCTGGAACGCTTTGGGAAAAGTTCGGGGTCAGATGCAGCAAAGGATGAGATAGTTCGTTTCTTTACAGAATACAACGATAGTGACCTGCTGAATTTCATCAGGTCCAATGCATCTGAAAAGTCACTTGCTTTACTGAACGACCTGCGTGATGGCAGTCTATACGTGCCTGTTGCAAGGCTGAGCCAGAAGATACTCAGGCCATCAACAAGGATGGCACTTTCCACCATTGCACGTCATGGTGTTGCTACCAGGAGACTTGAGTCCAGACTTGCCGGAGAGCTGGGTGATGTGCTTGTGGACCTCACCGTTGCCTCAGGGGTTCCGAAGAGTATGCGTATCGCAATGGATGAGGAGGATGGTTTCTTCTACGATGAATCCGCACTTGCCAACGGCCTTGTCCGTGCTATCTCCCGACAACTGTCCCTTACAGCCTTCACTCATCCTGATATTGTCACAGACAATGATTCTGCCGCTGTGCTCTCAGAACTGCGCAGGATTGTGGATGATCTTTCTCCCAGGCTCCTGAACTTCACGCGTGAGGGCCAGTATCTTCCAATAGAGGGAATAATCCTGTTGTTCTATGCGGTCCACTGTATCTTCGTTAATGAAAATAAAAAGGAAGGTTCCATATCGATCCCTCGCCTTCGGCATATCACATGGCTCTACCGTACCATCCGGGAGCTCAGCAGCTTCCCGAAACTGAAGAACCTCTTTGATTACTCCTTCCATGAAAGGTATGGATTCCCGTATTGTGAAAAGGTCTTTGAGGACATCCAGGTGCTAGTTGCCATGGGTATCGTGGATGAGGATCTCCGTTACTATGAGAAGGACGGGAGGTTCCGGCAGAGTTATGAATATGTGCTGACATGGGAGGGGGTTGAATATGCAGGGACACTTGCAGAAGCATATCGCCACGAGTTCGATGAGATGATGTCTCATCTGACAATGGTAAAGCACTCGATAAAACGGGACATCGTGACGATCCCGTCCAGCAGGTATGTCTCTAAAAAACGGTCCACAGGTGTAAGATAA
- a CDS encoding TIGR02391 family protein — MVQIPTFPDSHLESMAKSLGECGSRSDITRILNELNIKDDSQESTKWRRLYWVFTDLQKQHNCANHIFGFIQSLMNPIRFVGRKEEFEENREKLNSILIFSGFEYGEDGNFRKCKNARTLTEAEKRLKTIQSKFEGRKIHPEVVKYCRTELLQDNYFHAVFEATKGLAQRIRDMSGIELDGAALIDKVFTIERPILAINSLRTETEKSEHKGFALLLKGCFGAIRNPLAHEPKILWEGEDDAADYLSLISLLHRKLDNCVPTNLHKN; from the coding sequence ATGGTACAAATTCCAACCTTTCCAGATAGTCACCTAGAATCAATGGCAAAATCACTTGGTGAATGTGGTAGTAGAAGTGACATTACCCGAATTCTAAATGAATTAAACATTAAAGATGATTCACAAGAAAGTACTAAATGGAGACGACTTTACTGGGTTTTTACAGACTTGCAGAAACAGCATAATTGTGCAAATCATATTTTTGGATTCATCCAATCATTGATGAATCCTATCAGATTTGTTGGTCGCAAGGAAGAATTTGAAGAAAATAGAGAGAAACTCAATAGTATACTAATTTTTTCAGGCTTTGAGTATGGAGAAGATGGAAATTTCAGAAAATGTAAAAATGCACGCACATTAACTGAAGCTGAAAAAAGACTGAAAACAATTCAAAGCAAATTTGAAGGAAGAAAAATACATCCCGAAGTTGTAAAATATTGTAGGACAGAGTTATTACAAGACAATTACTTCCATGCTGTTTTTGAAGCAACTAAAGGATTAGCTCAAAGAATTCGGGACATGTCAGGAATAGAATTAGATGGCGCAGCCCTTATTGACAAAGTGTTTACCATTGAAAGGCCAATATTAGCAATTAATTCATTGAGAACAGAAACGGAAAAATCTGAACACAAGGGTTTTGCTCTGCTCTTAAAAGGTTGTTTTGGTGCTATCAGAAACCCATTAGCCCATGAACCAAAGATTCTTTGGGAAGGAGAAGACGATGCAGCAGATTATCTTTCATTAATTTCACTTTTACATAGAAAGTTAGACAACTGCGTCCCGACCAATTTACATAAAAATTGA
- a CDS encoding S-methyl-5-thioribose-1-phosphate isomerase has protein sequence MRTIDWNDDSNSIVMIDQTLLPMEYKVIECKTLASLCEAIKSLRVRGAPALGAAGAYGVALAATLSSAKDMEGLIRDLEVAAKTIKATRPTAVNLAWGVDRTIGAISDAYDLAGIKDVVLSEAKNIADEDVETNKKLGKYGAKLLEDGDTVMTHCNAGKMACVDWGTALGVIRSAVEAGKDIKVISCETRPLNQGGRITTWELMQDNIDVTLISDSMSGHVMSKGMVDKVIVGADRITGDAVFNKIGTYTHSVLAREHEIPFFVAAPISTFDPNNWEDTVTIEQRDADELRFFRDVQIAPADVKVYNPAFDATPMENVTAVITEKGVFYPPFLLDELLA, from the coding sequence ATGAGAACCATAGACTGGAATGACGACTCAAATTCAATTGTAATGATAGACCAGACCCTCCTGCCAATGGAGTACAAGGTCATTGAATGCAAAACGCTTGCCTCCCTCTGTGAGGCTATCAAGTCCCTGCGTGTGAGGGGAGCTCCTGCCCTTGGTGCAGCCGGTGCCTATGGTGTCGCACTTGCCGCAACCCTCAGCAGTGCAAAGGACATGGAAGGGCTCATCAGGGACCTTGAAGTGGCTGCAAAGACCATCAAGGCAACACGTCCTACGGCGGTCAATCTTGCATGGGGAGTCGACAGGACCATTGGTGCAATCTCAGATGCATATGACCTTGCCGGCATCAAGGATGTAGTACTCAGTGAGGCAAAGAACATCGCTGATGAGGATGTGGAGACTAACAAGAAGCTCGGAAAGTACGGAGCAAAACTGCTTGAGGATGGCGACACCGTAATGACACACTGCAATGCCGGAAAGATGGCATGCGTGGACTGGGGAACCGCACTCGGAGTGATCCGTTCCGCCGTGGAGGCAGGAAAGGACATCAAGGTAATCTCCTGTGAGACAAGACCGCTTAACCAGGGTGGCAGGATAACAACATGGGAACTCATGCAGGACAACATCGATGTAACACTTATCTCCGACTCCATGTCAGGACATGTTATGAGCAAGGGTATGGTGGACAAGGTCATCGTAGGTGCTGACAGGATAACAGGAGATGCGGTCTTCAACAAGATAGGCACATACACACACTCAGTACTTGCAAGGGAACATGAGATCCCGTTCTTTGTTGCAGCACCGATCTCAACCTTTGACCCGAACAACTGGGAGGATACCGTCACGATCGAGCAGAGAGATGCGGATGAACTGAGATTCTTCAGGGATGTACAGATAGCACCTGCAGATGTGAAGGTCTATAACCCTGCATTCGATGCCACCCCAATGGAGAATGTGACCGCTGTAATCACAGAGAAGGGAGTGTTCTATCCACCGTTCCTGCTGGATGAGCTACTTGCATGA
- a CDS encoding preprotein translocase subunit Sec61beta, producing MAKKQSSGGGLMSSAGLMRYYDADKRAIHVDPKTVMAVGVVIGLVILILDANFGMWPVV from the coding sequence ATGGCTAAGAAACAATCCAGTGGCGGCGGCTTGATGTCATCTGCCGGCCTTATGCGCTATTATGATGCAGATAAAAGAGCAATACACGTAGACCCTAAGACCGTAATGGCCGTCGGTGTCGTTATAGGGCTCGTAATTCTCATACTTGATGCAAACTTCGGAATGTGGCCTGTAGTATAA